The genomic stretch TCTCAAGACGACGGGCTCTACGCCCATTCTCCCAACAATACTGGGTATGGCCACGATGCCGAAAAATTCAGCAACGGCGAGGGCAACTTCGAAAATGTTCACATCCGGGGCTTGGAGACCTCAGCTGAGACGTCTCTGCACCGCGGTCTCAAGGCCCGTCACATTTCTATGATTGCTATCGGTGGCGCGCTCGGTACAGGTCTCATCATTGGTACCGGCAAGGCTCTCGCTCAAGCTGGACCTGGTTCATTGCTCATTTCGTACTGTTTCGTCGGACTTCTCGTCTTCGGTGTTATGGCATCTCTGGGAGAAATGGCGGCTTGGCTACCCATGAGTGCTGGATTTACGGGCTACGCGACGCGATACTGCCATCCATCTTTGGGATTTGCTCTTGGCTGGACGTGAGTTGTGATTCTACTGCAATTTACAGATTTGGAGAGTGAAATCGCTAACGGAAACTCAAGATACTGGTTCAAGTACATCATCACTACTCCGAATCAGTTGACAGCTGCCGCATTGGTCATTCAGTTCTGGTTACCTCGAGACAAGGTCAATCCAGGCGTCTggattgccatcttcttAGTCATTATCATCGTTGTCGTATgtgtatttctttttccgccttttctttttagttTCCTACTCTATCCTAACAATTTCTCAGAATTACCTAGGAATTGAACTCTTTGGCGAGCTGGAATTTTGGCTGTCATCTTTCAAGGTCATTATCAtcgtcggcatcatcatcttcgctcTCGTCATTGCTTGCGGAGGCGGCCCCGGTGGCGATGCTCCTGGCTTCCGATACTGGCACAATCCCGGCGCATTTGCTGAATTGTATGCCGAGGGTCCTTTGGGCAAATTCCTCGGCTTCTGGTCTGTCATGGTCAACGCAACTTTTGCTTACCTTGGAACCGAGCTGGTTGGTGTTACTGCTGGTGAAGCCCAGAACCCTCGACGAAGCATTCCTAAGGGtatgtttttcttttcttttcttcctacCGGTTGCACTTCTGCATTGCAGGCACTAACGAATTCCCGCAGCCATCAAGCTTACTTTCTTCcgtatcctcttcttctactgcctcagcatcttcctcatcggcATGATCGTTCCCTATAACAGCCCGGATCTCGCCTTCGCCAACAAGCAGTCTACAAGTGCCAACGCCTCGCCTTTCGTTGTCGCGGCCACTGTCGCCGGTGTCAAGATCCTGCCTCACATCATCAATGCTTGCATCCtggtctttgtcttttccgcCTCCAACTCTGATCTGTACATTGCGAGCCGAACCCTCTACGGCCTTGCGTCAGATAATGCAGCCCCAGCTATTTTCAAGAAGACGAATAAGCGCGGCGTGCCCTACCCGGCGCTTGCCCTCTCTGCAACGATTTCGTGTCTTGCATTCATGAACGCTTCTACCAACAGCACGGTGGTACGTTTCTTTTATTATCCCTCGTGATAAATAATGGGTCTATTTTAACACGATTATCAGGTCTTTGGCTACTTCGTTAACCTTGTTACCATCTTTGGTATTTTGACTTGGATTTCCATCCTTGTCACctacctcttcttcctgcgcGCTCGCCGCGCCCAGAACATCCCCGATAGTGCCATGCCTTATGTCGCCCCTCAAGGATTTTGGGGTACCGTCGTCTGCCTGGCCTTTGTCATTCTTATCAGCTTGACAAAGAACTTCAACGTCTTCATCCGCACTAAGGACTCCGATTTTGATTATAAGAACTTCATTACAGGATACCTTGGAATTCCTCTCTACATTACCATGCTCTTCGGGCACATGCTCCTCACCGGCAGTCGAGGCGTTAAGCCTCACGAGGCCGACTTTTACACCGGAAAAGACATCATCGATTCACAGGAGGCGGACTACCTGGAGCAAGAACAGATTAAAAACGCAGACAGCCAGGGCGCGCGTAAGTTTTACAACCGTTATGTTGCGTGGCTTTTCTAAAAGCCGTACTGGAGTTATGAATGGTCCTGTTGCTTTGAGAGATGGGCGAGTTTGGGACTGTGATAGACTGGGCTGGTTCTCCGTTTTTACAATTATGAATACAAGGCATATGATATGGTATACCTTATGCTACGAAATATTGTCAATATTATGATTAGATGCGTATAGATTCACATTGAATACCCTAGTGGCTCTTTAAGAGACTTGCGAGgcacagcttctccatggtAGACAAATCGGAAGCGACATATTCAGAATCACAAAtgtttcatcatcatctagCGTATTCTAAAATATCTGCTATGCAAATGCGTTTCTGCAAAAtgagaagaataaaaacaagacaaaaagagaaacgcCACCAACTCACACACATTCGTTCAAAAGAACGCCCCGTCGTGTGTTACAtaaagaaagggaaagaaatTCCACACAGGCCGTAAAAACATATGCATGCAGGAAGACAGATGGCTACACAAACCAAGCCTCCTCCCTTCTGCTTCCCTTCTACCGCAAAAATTCCAACATTTCGTCGGGATGTGTGTGTGCTTTCCCTTCCTGTcatagaatatatataaaagggGGTATAATTCAAGAAGAAATGATAATAGCACCATGTTTTATCGTAGCCCGCTGAGAGCTTtgtataattttttttctttcgatcttttttttccaactaCGTTTGTCAAATTCGTTCAACCTTCGATGGGTCTTAGACAATGCCTTTTTTAGACACCTCTGAATAGACGGACGATGAGGAACCACATGGCTCCCAAGAATTTGAAGCTGCTCAGGGCTGCCACACTCCAGAGGACGACAGCCATGTAAATGTTGGATCGCTCTGTTTGCTGGTTCTCAATATCCTGCTCGTTACCAGGCGTGATCCTCTCCAGGCCAGCAGAGCTCAAAACCACGGCTGCAAGAGCAAAGTTGGAAATCATCCAGATCAGCACGACACCAGTTCGTACACCTCTGTAGTAGTccatctgcttctcttgCAGCTGAGCTTCTGTGGGCTCTGACTTGACTTCCTTGAATTTGACGCTGAAGACGGAGACTTCTCGCTGATACTGGGCATTCAAATCACCCTCATCGGGAAGATCTGTTTTGCCCTGGCCGTCTTTGGTGTTGACGGACGGCAGCTTTTCCACTTTGTCGTCGCCCTTGGTACCCCAGGAGACATCGTGGGTGTTGCAGAAGGCGTAGACGTTGAGAATGTTGGTAAAGGTTGGCGTCAGGAGCATGTACTGAAGGAACGAGGTAATCATGTGCCATGGATCGAACATGAGGATAGATGCAATAAGCCAGATGCCGTAGGTCGACATGACGGAAACGATGAGCGTGTAGAAAACCTGATTCTTAAAAATTTCGCTAATGCTGAAGCCACCTCCGCTGTGAATATCTGCGATAATGGCTTTGACGGCGATGAAAATGGCAGCAAACATCAAGTATCTAGTCAATTCGGGTTAGCGAGCGCTTAGTTAAGGtgaaagaaggaaggaaaaacGTACATCATGATACCAGCCCAGAACCAGACCATGGCAGTGTAAAGCTTGCCAGAACCAGCGGGCCGATTACCCAAAGACAAGACGAAACAAGTAATCAGGCAAACGCCATACAACCACTCAAATACAACGCCCAGGATATTGCCAACGTTGCCCAGGAGATCCTCCGAGCCCAGACTTGTAATCAGGATTTTgaagaccaagaagaagtTACCAATTGCGAACCAAGCAAAGATCatgttgatggtgttgaaaaCAAATTCGATGAAGAAGGCAATTTTCCGGAAGAATGAATGGTCGGAGCGGAAGAAGTCGTGGAAATGAGCAATGGCATAGATGGCGGCGAAGAAAGAACCGTTGAGCCAACGACGTCGCTGGAGGACCAATTCCGTGACTGTGTCGGGCACATCAGTCTCGCCGGTGGCAGACTTGACGTACTGCAGGATCCAGTGGCAGTTTCGCTTAGTGACCAGCTCGAAGCAGAGAATACGATCTTCGGCCAGGTACATGTTGGACTCGAAGAGACCTGCTTTGTGGCCACCATGCAGCGTTTCACCCAAAAAGTACTTTTCGAGAGGGCCTTGGCCGTTCTTATCGTTCTGCAAGGCGACATACCGATAAGCTGAAAAGGCACCGGGCAAGACGGagatgaagccaaaggcCGACTCCAAGGGCTTATCCAGAATGTTGCTCATCTTGTATTCAAAGTTTTGCGTTGCGACCAGAGGGTTGATCAAGTTTTTGCCACCAGTACCCaacatggccttgatctcaCCACAGGCGCCTCCGCACATGGGTTCCAGATCGAACGCTTTCCACAGATGGTAGATGGAACTACCACCCGGTCTTGTACCGGCATCAATGAGGACGCAAATGTTGGGGTCCAGAACGCGGCCAAATGCCTGGAAAAACCATCTGTGGGAGTTGATCTTCTTCgcattcttctctttgagaCAGAAGAGCAGCTGGACAGGCGTTCGGCGATGAACGAGCGAGACGACGTCCTTGGTCAACTGCAAGTGCGTCTGGGTGGTGTATTCGTAGATGTGCGCCGTCACATCCTTGTTGTTCACCTGCTGCTTGGCGATACCCTCTTGGTAAACTCCAAGACCAGCCAGCACTGCCCTTGTTCGGGGATTGATCTTGGAACGGCCGTCGCTGACGATGCAAACTACAATCTTCTTCCAGGCATCCTTGCCCCAGGTCTTGCTGTTTGGGCGGTTGCACATGTATTCAATGTTCTTGAAAACACCAACCATGGTTCGTGCAAACAGGacatcgtcttcattgtACATGGTAACAACGATGAACAGTTCAGTGTGACGAGGCTTGCTGAAGAGTCTCTGACGCAGCGTAAAATTCTCATCATAGAAGTCTTTGGGATCGCAGGTCGCAGCCGAGTATCGCATGTGGGTAAACTCATCACGCTCGCCGTGAGGGTTTTCGCGCAACATTACAGGCGGCACCGGGCAATCAAGCACCAGATTGCCACGGTATAGAAGCACCTGCTTCAccgtcttccatcttttgATGCCACCCTGTGGTGTAACAGGCCGGGTCTCTTCCTGCTGGGTGAGAGGGTGGTCGGAGTTATTATGTGAGAGCATCGGTCGTTGGTCGTCATAGTCGTAGCCCTGCTGGTCGTAGCCTTGTTGGTCGTAACCGGGCTGATCGTAACCCTGGTGCTGGTCGTAGCCTTGGCCGCCGTGCTGCGGTTCATAAGGAGCGTTGTAGTAAGCATCGTGATGGGCCTCTGGGTTTAATGAGTAGTCGGACGGGTTCTGGCTGTGGTTGTAGGATAAAGCATCAACCGAGGCCTAATGAAGACTCAGTCAGTCGCCGCAACTCTTGGACGGTTTACGAATAGCATCATGCTGAGCACTCACAGCGGGGTTGATGTGTAGCTGATCGCTTGGGGATGCCAGCCGGCCAATATGAGGAGGCATCTGGGCATTCTGAGGATGATGCTGGCCATAGGGATTCTCGTCCATCTGGTATCCCTGCTGAAGCGGGTTTCCAGGCGACGGAGTCCTATATGGGTTACCCCGAGGATCCATCTGGTGATGCTGGTCGTCCTCGTAGTTGTGGTCTGCGGGTATAATTCGTTAGATGCGGTGAAAGGCCAAAGGAGGGCGAGCCAGTCGTCGAgtgcaaagaaaaggccaaacaCGGAATAAGAAGTGAGTGTGGtatgagagaagaagagagaggtgGAAACAACGCAACGATGCGCGCCCCAGGGCCAACTGTACGGCAGCTAGCAGTATATATCACGTAGCACGTAGCACGTAGCCTGCCGCAACCCCAGGGATCTTGGGGAGAAGCTAACCAAGAGCGTCGAGCATCGCAAtgggaagagggtgaagatgTCGCAACAGGGAGTCGTAGGGACGAAGTGGGCAAAAGTGGGTGTTCGAGATTAAGCGGGCAGGGGGTCGAGGGCCAAGAGTCGTCAGAAGGGGCAATTGGAAGATTGCAAGCATACATACCTAGGCGATTATACGACATGGTTGGCGCGAATCAATTGGCCGTGCTAGTGATGGACGGTACTAGGTACTACTCGTAGAGAAAGGCAGAGGTAGAGGTGATGTGGCGAGCGATGtagatgacgatgatggagcGCAggttcttgtccttctctcCCTTCCACGTTGCTTCTGGTGGCGCGTGGAATGGAGTCGAGCCCAAGAaggcggcgcagcagcaactctgcgtcgtcgtcgtctgaTGGTTTGGAGGAAGCAAGGGCCTGTGCGCGCACCCTGGGATGGTTCAGGGCCTTGTCGACGAAGCTCCAATGAGCGGCTTTGGGGTAATATGCAAGGTACGTCGGGGCCGTGTTTCTGTCGACTTTCGCAGATCACCTGTGTCGCGCGAAAAGCTAGGGTTGCTGGCAAAGGGTACGAAGCAGATACAGCACGTAGGTCGGTG from Trichoderma atroviride chromosome 3, complete sequence encodes the following:
- a CDS encoding uncharacterized protein (TransMembrane:7 (o559-578i590-614o634-656i668-693o713-735i844-865o885-912i)~CAZy:GT2_Chitin_synth) is translated as MSYNRLDHNYEDDQHHQMDPRGNPYRTPSPGNPLQQGYQMDENPYGQHHPQNAQMPPHIGRLASPSDQLHINPAASVDALSYNHSQNPSDYSLNPEAHHDAYYNAPYEPQHGGQGYDQHQGYDQPGYDQQGYDQQGYDYDDQRPMLSHNNSDHPLTQQEETRPVTPQGGIKRWKTVKQVLLYRGNLVLDCPVPPVMLRENPHGERDEFTHMRYSAATCDPKDFYDENFTLRQRLFSKPRHTELFIVVTMYNEDDVLFARTMVGVFKNIEYMCNRPNSKTWGKDAWKKIVVCIVSDGRSKINPRTRAVLAGLGVYQEGIAKQQVNNKDVTAHIYEYTTQTHLQLTKDVVSLVHRRTPVQLLFCLKEKNAKKINSHRWFFQAFGRVLDPNICVLIDAGTRPGGSSIYHLWKAFDLEPMCGGACGEIKAMLGTGGKNLINPLVATQNFEYKMSNILDKPLESAFGFISVLPGAFSAYRYVALQNDKNGQGPLEKYFLGETLHGGHKAGLFESNMYLAEDRILCFELVTKRNCHWILQYVKSATGETDVPDTVTELVLQRRRWLNGSFFAAIYAIAHFHDFFRSDHSFFRKIAFFIEFVFNTINMIFAWFAIGNFFLVFKILITSLGSEDLLGNVGNILGVVFEWLYGVCLITCFVLSLGNRPAGSGKLYTAMVWFWAGIMIYLMFAAIFIAVKAIIADIHSGGGFSISEIFKNQVFYTLIVSVMSTYGIWLIASILMFDPWHMITSFLQYMLLTPTFTNILNVYAFCNTHDVSWGTKGDDKVEKLPSVNTKDGQGKTDLPDEGDLNAQYQREVSVFSVKFKEVKSEPTEAQLQEKQMDYYRGVRTGVVLIWMISNFALAAVVLSSAGLERITPGNEQDIENQQTERSNIYMAVVLWSVAALSSFKFLGAMWFLIVRLFRGV
- a CDS encoding uncharacterized protein (TransMembrane:7 (o542-561i573-597o617-639i651-676o696-718i827-848o868-895i)~CAZy:GT2_Chitin_synth), yielding MDPRGNPYRTPSPGNPLQQGYQMDENPYGQHHPQNAQMPPHIGRLASPSDQLHINPAASVDALSYNHSQNPSDYSLNPEAHHDAYYNAPYEPQHGGQGYDQHQGYDQPGYDQQGYDQQGYDYDDQRPMLSHNNSDHPLTQQEETRPVTPQGGIKRWKTVKQVLLYRGNLVLDCPVPPVMLRENPHGERDEFTHMRYSAATCDPKDFYDENFTLRQRLFSKPRHTELFIVVTMYNEDDVLFARTMVGVFKNIEYMCNRPNSKTWGKDAWKKIVVCIVSDGRSKINPRTRAVLAGLGVYQEGIAKQQVNNKDVTAHIYEYTTQTHLQLTKDVVSLVHRRTPVQLLFCLKEKNAKKINSHRWFFQAFGRVLDPNICVLIDAGTRPGGSSIYHLWKAFDLEPMCGGACGEIKAMLGTGGKNLINPLVATQNFEYKMSNILDKPLESAFGFISVLPGAFSAYRYVALQNDKNGQGPLEKYFLGETLHGGHKAGLFESNMYLAEDRILCFELVTKRNCHWILQYVKSATGETDVPDTVTELVLQRRRWLNGSFFAAIYAIAHFHDFFRSDHSFFRKIAFFIEFVFNTINMIFAWFAIGNFFLVFKILITSLGSEDLLGNVGNILGVVFEWLYGVCLITCFVLSLGNRPAGSGKLYTAMVWFWAGIMIYLMFAAIFIAVKAIIADIHSGGGFSISEIFKNQVFYTLIVSVMSTYGIWLIASILMFDPWHMITSFLQYMLLTPTFTNILNVYAFCNTHDVSWGTKGDDKVEKLPSVNTKDGQGKTDLPDEGDLNAQYQREVSVFSVKFKEVKSEPTEAQLQEKQMDYYRGVRTGVVLIWMISNFALAAVVLSSAGLERITPGNEQDIENQQTERSNIYMAVVLWSVAALSSFKFLGAMWFLIVRLFRGV
- a CDS encoding uncharacterized protein (TransMembrane:12 (i144-162o174-199i211-230o256-276i288-307o336-356i377-397o417-444i477-494o506-529i550-567o587-606i)); protein product: MPTALAPSRIVYNLPGAASSVRRPFLLSIAVFSLVCRFSSAVDDSGGQEYLYCARSRRQVIIGYSSDFQLSPPLATEPRSVVKNLPAMSSQDDGLYAHSPNNTGYGHDAEKFSNGEGNFENVHIRGLETSAETSLHRGLKARHISMIAIGGALGTGLIIGTGKALAQAGPGSLLISYCFVGLLVFGVMASLGEMAAWLPMSAGFTGYATRYCHPSLGFALGWTYWFKYIITTPNQLTAAALVIQFWLPRDKVNPGVWIAIFLVIIIVVNYLGIELFGELEFWLSSFKVIIIVGIIIFALVIACGGGPGGDAPGFRYWHNPGAFAELYAEGPLGKFLGFWSVMVNATFAYLGTELVGVTAGEAQNPRRSIPKAIKLTFFRILFFYCLSIFLIGMIVPYNSPDLAFANKQSTSANASPFVVAATVAGVKILPHIINACILVFVFSASNSDLYIASRTLYGLASDNAAPAIFKKTNKRGVPYPALALSATISCLAFMNASTNSTVVFGYFVNLVTIFGILTWISILVTYLFFLRARRAQNIPDSAMPYVAPQGFWGTVVCLAFVILISLTKNFNVFIRTKDSDFDYKNFITGYLGIPLYITMLFGHMLLTGSRGVKPHEADFYTGKDIIDSQEADYLEQEQIKNADSQGARKFYNRYVAWLF